A genomic window from Cotesia glomerata isolate CgM1 linkage group LG7, MPM_Cglom_v2.3, whole genome shotgun sequence includes:
- the LOC123268512 gene encoding uncharacterized protein LOC123268512: MGKPTPVEDLVIPPQDGRICGTICICQMTAVLSSVALVYLTVAIYMPSTRAFSSGISPVPAMCTTIRTVNADNCSWGSCGEWCLSKTSGPCTQIHVNLRNNGSTILLGNCTNITNKTCYGIDQENAKKSKCIADECRNLTGTFNCTAGICINITDAFECNFRDTDPPLKCSGRRGKITCIAIDGLFNCNRGTCERIRTPYNCDRRCVDIPTRNKNMILISGDKVYLSQCERAIDVESSREIWNENRGDVLMASCYGIYNSSSGVEAVDCINGSVLEKTMLTDLTNFTYLSYLSLYASKPLDDPNFALPPEHTLIIANESRLMINLEGCVNTLRDECKEFLHEFGKDGSDHNARARFPCFFAKDRTEIVVSKFDLETTWKEFIVALVFPSVLFVVSCLTLILCQRTVVVGDDAKMRFKGIPIAKSELDKSMSGNLADAGGGDSVMAL, translated from the coding sequence ATGGGAAAACCGACACCAGTGGAAGACCTGGTGATCCCACCTCAAGATGGTCGGATATGTGGCACCATCTGCATATGTCAGATGACAGCAGTCCTCTCATCAGTGGCATTAGTTTATCTAACAGTAGCGATTTATATGCCAAGCACCCGAGCTTTTTCCTCGGGAATATCTCCAGTTCCTGCGATGTGCACCACAATAAGAACCGTAAACGCGGACAATTGTTCCTGGGGCAGCTGTGGTGAGTGGTGTCTCTCAAAAACATCTGGCCCGTGCACCCAAATTCACGTTAACTTGAGGAACAACGGCTCGACGATTCTCCTTGGGAATTGCACGAATATTACCAACAAAACGTGCTACGGTATCGACCAGGAAAACGCTAAAAAGTCTAAATGTATCGCCGACGAGTGCCGGAACTTGACGGGAACTTTTAACTGCACCGCAGGGATTTGCATCAACATTACCGACGCCTTCGAGTGCAATTTCCGCGACACCGATCCGCCTTTAAAGTGTTCAGGAAGACGAGGGAAGATCACTTGTATTGCAATAGACGGTTTGTTTAATTGCAACCGCGGAACTTGTGAAAGGATTAGAACGCCTTACAATTGCGACCGCCGGTGCGTTGACATCCCAACCCGCAACAAGAACATGATCCTGATCAGTGGAGATAAAGTTTATCTGAGCCAATGTGAGCGTGCGATTGATGTCGAAAGCAGTAGAGAAATTTGGAACGAAAATCGGGGAGATGTTTTGATGGCTTCTTGCTACGGAATTTACAACAGCAGCTCGGGGGTTGAAGCGGTGGACTGTATAAATGGCTCGGTGTTAGAAAAGACGATGCTCACTGACCTTACTAACTTTACCTACTTGTCCTACTTAAGTTTGTACGCATCTAAGCCGTTAGACGACCCGAATTTTGCGCTCCCGCCGGAACATACGTTGATTATCGCTAATGAAAGCCGGCTGATGATTAATCTTGAGGGGTGTGTTAATACTCTTAGGGACGAGTGTAAGGAGTTTTTGCACGAGTTTGGAAAAGACGGATCGGATCACAACGCTCGGGCTAGGTTCCCTTGCTTCTTTGCTAAGGACAGGACGGAAATAGTCGTCAGTAAATTTGATCTGGAAACCACTTGGAAAGAATTCATTGTTGCGTTGGTGTTTCCAAGTGTCCTGTTTGTTGTAAGTTGCTTGACATTGATCCTGTGCCAGAGGACTGTTGTCGTGGGCGACGACGCCAAAATGCGGTTCAAGGGGATTCCTATTGCCAAGAGTGAGCTTGATAAAAGTATGTCAGGCAACTTGGCTGACGCTGGGGGAGGAGACTCTGTTATGGCGCTCTGA
- the LOC123268523 gene encoding protein tipE isoform X1 — protein MGAQEDDKSSIIDDPNSTTNGVGAGGATDLPAIQILTLLEKAKFYTSLFLGTMAILAVFGFLFLIPFVVEPAITTILADFSPHPVACVVSEHVYAEGLKNCSWASCREGCTSAATRCHQLRVNYSRMPYDEFITKPLGSVAWDVTDTKFYINTEGCGYPPRVNCSVFAKEFGRSNMGKIIPCFYSRTYPGTVVSRYSWNQNLRHLVLAIVIPILIFVISLAVLFYWHCTPMKSCGGPGRNLIDKYSRKEDCTPLLQHSSGRRIRGRRRGVLIVTEGSPPSAGVTQSDNSNKSNDNNKNNKYQINNSTFKRSQSNLFKINLSNWPIIANYQAIRV, from the exons ATGGGGGCGCAGGAGGATGATAAGTCCAGTATTATCGACGACCCCAATTCAACAACGAACGGAGTTGGCGCTGGAGGAGCCACCGATTTGCCggctattcaaattttaacgcTCTTGGAAAAAGCTAAATTTTATACTTCGCTGTTTCTCGGTACAATGGCGATACTCGCGGTTTTTGGGTTCCTTTTTTTAATACCTTTTGTCGTAGAACCCGCCATCACCACGATACTTGCCGATTTTTCACCTCATCCTGTTGCCTGTGTCGTTAGCGAACATGTTTATGCTGAGGGACTTAAAAATTGCTCCTGGGCGAGTTGCAGAGAAG gttGCACAAGCGCAGCGACGAGGTGTCACCAATTGCGAGTTAATTACTCCCGAATGCCCTATGACGAATTTATAACCAAGCCACTGGGTTCCGTAGCGTGGGATGTTACTGACACGAAATTTTACATAAACACCGAAGGATGCGGATACCCTCCTCGAGTTAATTGCTCGGTGTTTGCGAAAGAATTTGGACGCAGTAATATGGGGAAAATAATTCCTTGCTTCTACAGTAGGACGTACCCTGGGACTGTTGTTTCTCg ATATTCATGGAATCAAAACCTGAGGCACTTGGTACTAGCGATAGTGATACCGATATTAATATTCGTAATATCCTTGGCTGTGTTATTTTATTGGCATTGCACACCAATGAAGAGCTGCGGAGGCCCAGGTCGCAATTTGATCGATAAATATTCGAGAAAAGAGGA TTGTACCCCTTTATTGCAGCATTCTAGCGGAAGACGAATTCGAGGAAGACGAAGAGGAGTACTGATTGTTACCGAGGGCTCACCCCCCAGCGCGGGAGTGACCCAAAGTGATAACAGCAATAAAAgtaacgataataataaaaacaacaaataccaaattaataatagtactTTCAAAAGAAGccaatcaaatttatttaaaattaatttatctaattgGCCAATAATTGCTAATTATCAAGCAATTAGAGTttag
- the LOC123268523 gene encoding protein tipE isoform X2: MGAQEDDKSSIIDDPNSTTNGVGAGGATDLPAIQILTLLEKAKFYTSLFLGTMAILAVFGFLFLIPFVVEPAITTILADFSPHPVACVVSEHVYAEGLKNCSWASCREGCTSAATRCHQLRVNYSRMPYDEFITKPLGSVAWDVTDTKFYINTEGCGYPPRVNCSVFAKEFGRSNMGKIIPCFYSRTYPGTVVSRYSWNQNLRHLVLAIVIPILIFVISLAVLFYWHCTPMKSCGGPGRNLIDKYSRKEDILAEDEFEEDEEEY; the protein is encoded by the exons ATGGGGGCGCAGGAGGATGATAAGTCCAGTATTATCGACGACCCCAATTCAACAACGAACGGAGTTGGCGCTGGAGGAGCCACCGATTTGCCggctattcaaattttaacgcTCTTGGAAAAAGCTAAATTTTATACTTCGCTGTTTCTCGGTACAATGGCGATACTCGCGGTTTTTGGGTTCCTTTTTTTAATACCTTTTGTCGTAGAACCCGCCATCACCACGATACTTGCCGATTTTTCACCTCATCCTGTTGCCTGTGTCGTTAGCGAACATGTTTATGCTGAGGGACTTAAAAATTGCTCCTGGGCGAGTTGCAGAGAAG gttGCACAAGCGCAGCGACGAGGTGTCACCAATTGCGAGTTAATTACTCCCGAATGCCCTATGACGAATTTATAACCAAGCCACTGGGTTCCGTAGCGTGGGATGTTACTGACACGAAATTTTACATAAACACCGAAGGATGCGGATACCCTCCTCGAGTTAATTGCTCGGTGTTTGCGAAAGAATTTGGACGCAGTAATATGGGGAAAATAATTCCTTGCTTCTACAGTAGGACGTACCCTGGGACTGTTGTTTCTCg ATATTCATGGAATCAAAACCTGAGGCACTTGGTACTAGCGATAGTGATACCGATATTAATATTCGTAATATCCTTGGCTGTGTTATTTTATTGGCATTGCACACCAATGAAGAGCTGCGGAGGCCCAGGTCGCAATTTGATCGATAAATATTCGAGAAAAGAGGA CATTCTAGCGGAAGACGAATTCGAGGAAGACGAAGAGGAGTACTGA